The Hyalangium gracile nucleotide sequence CCTGCAGCGCGGGCTCCAGGCCGTGCTCCGCCTCCACCGCCGAGCCCAGCCCGGCGACGCTGCCCAGCAGCGCCAGCGAGAAGACGTTGCCCACGCACGCCGCCAGCCGCAGCAGGTTCTGCGTCTCGGAGGGGAGCTGGCGCAGCTTGCCCACCATGAAGTCGACGACGTTGTCCGAGTAGCCTCGGGCGCGAACGCCGGCCTCGTCCCACCGCCAGCCCGTCCCCGGCGCGCGCACCAGCAGCCCGTCCTGGTTCAGCGTCAGCATGAACTGCAGCAGGAAGAAGGGGTTGCCGCCCGTCTTCTCGTGCACCAGCGCGGACAGGGGGAGCACCACCTCCTCGGACGCGCCCGGGAGCGTGTCGGCCACGAGCTGCTCTACCTGCTTCAGGCTCAGCGGCTCCAGCCGGATGTCGGTGATGCGCGCGCCGGCCTTGCGCACCGCTTCCAGCACGGGCACCAGCGGGTGCGCGGGGCTCACCTCGTTGTCGCGGTAGGCGCCGATCCACAGCACCGGCGGCGTCTCCGACTGCGAGAGCAGGTGCTGGATGAGCTGCAGGCTGCTCAGGTCCGCCCACTGCAGGTCATCCAGGAACATCACCAGCGGATGCTCGGGGCTGGCGAACACCTGCAGGAACTGGCGGAACACCCGCTGGAGCCGGTACTGGGCCTCGTTGTGTGGCAGCACCGCGAGCGCGGGCTGCTTGCCCACCACCACCTCGAGCTGCGGCACCAGGTCCACCAGCACCTGGCCCTGGCCGTCCCAGGCCCGGTTCAGCCGCTCACGCCACCGGGCCAGCTCCTCGTCGCTTCCCGCCAGCAGCTGCTGCACCAGGCCCCGCAGGGCCTGCGCCAGCGTGTTGTAGGGAGCGTTGCGCTGGAGCTGATCGAACTTGGCGCTCAGGAAGAAGCTGCGCCGCTGCACCACCGGCTTGTACAGCTCGTGCGCCACCGACGACTTGCCGATGCCCGAGTAGCCGCTCACCAGGAACAGCTCCGGCCTTCCCGTCTGGCTCACCCGCTCGAAACCCTGGAGCAGGGAGGCGACCTGGGCCTCACGCCCGTAGAGGCGCTGGGGGAGCTGGAACCGGCTGGGGGTGTCATGCTCCCCCAGGGGGAACGGCTCCTGGGGGCCAGGGCTCGGCTTCTCCAGGCACCGCTCCAGGTCCGCCTTCAGCCCCTCGGCGCTCTGGTAGCGCTCCTCGGCCACCTTGGCCAGCAGCTTCATCACGATGGCCGACACCGCCAGCGGCACCTGCGGGTTGAGCTCGTGCGGCGGCCGGGGCGTCTGCGCCATGTGCGCGTGGAACCACTCCAGCGCGTCCCGGCCATGGAAGGGCCGCTTGCCCGTGAGCAGTTCGTACAGCGTGACGCCCAGCGAGTAGAAGTCGGTGCGGTAGTCCACCGCCCGGTTCATCCGCCCCGTCTGCTCCGGCGACATGTACGCCAGCGTGCCTTCCACCAGGTGCGTGGGGGCCGCCTCCAGGTGCTCCACCTTCTGCAGCGTGGCGACGCCGAAGTCGATGAGGCGCGCGTCTCCCGAGGGCTCGAGGATGATGTTGGAGGGCTTGATGTCCTTGTGGATGACGTTGCGGCTGTGGACCTCCGCCAGCGTGGAGGCCAGCGAGATGGCCAGGCGAAGGAAGCGGGAGAGCTCGAACGGCTGGCTCACGGACTCGGAGAGCGACTCGCCCTGCACCTTCTCCAGCAGCAGCACGGGCCGATCGTGGATGCGCTCGCAGGAGTAGGGACGGGCCACGCCGCGCACGTCGCGGAGCCGCTGGAGGATGCCGAACTCCCGGCGGTAGCGCTCGATCTCGTTGGGCCCCGGCGCCGCCGCGATGGGCGTCTTGATGATGACAGGCAGGCTGTCGGCCTCGCGGACTGCCTGGAACAACACGTTCGAGCCCGTGCCTCGAATCGTACCGAGGACCCGATAACCTGGAATGTTCAACATGGTGGAGGGGGGCCTGTGGAAGAGCGGGTGTCGTCACCGTTTCGATACATCCGAGTCTACACGGTCGGCAGGACCCACGCTCCGCCCCGGCCGACAGCCTTCCTACCCCCTGAATCCGGTGCGTCGCCGCCTCCCGAACGAGGCGGGTGACAGAAACGGCGCGCCCCGGTGTTTTCTATACAGTGTATAGGATACGGCACATCTCCGGGCCTCCTCACGAGCGCGGGACCTTCCGTCCAGCGCCAGGCCCATTCCCCACGCCCATGCCACGTCCTGCTCTGTCCGAAGAAGTCGTCCAGGAGCAGCGCGAGCGCGCCCTCCGGGCCGCGTCAGCGCTCTTCTCCCGTCACGGTGTCGAGTCCGTCAGCGTTCGCGCCATCGCCCAGGCGCTGAAGGTTTCCCCCATGGGGCTCTACCGCTACTTCCCCGGCGGCAAGGCGGAGCTCCTGGCCACCATCCGCGGGCGCGGCTTCGAGCAGCTGGCGGTGGAGCTGGAGCAGGCCCGCGCCGAGACGGAGGATCCCCTCGACCGCATCCTTCGCCTCCTGCGCGCGATGCTCCGCTTCGCCACGCGCCAGCCGGAGCTGTACCGGATGATGTTCGACGTCACGCAGCCGGAGGAGCGTGACGAGTATCTCGCCACTCGCCGGGCGCGGGCCTGGCAGCCGGCCTTCACCAGCTTCGAGGCGGCCATCCGCGCCGGCGTGCTGCGTGGCGATCCGCGGACGGTTCCCCATCTCTTCTTCGCCGGTGTCCACGGCGTCATCGCCTTCGAGCACTCCACGCAGCCCTACGCGAACCGCCGGCTCGACCGGCTCATCGGGCCCATGCTCGAGACGCTCTTCCGAGGCTCCGGCGGCAGCCTCGCGACACTTCGCAGAGTCCGCCAGACGTTCCGTACCCCGAAGCACCCACCTGACACCTGAAGAGGACCCCATGAAACGACTCGTGCTCGCTGTGATTCTGCTGGCCTCCTGCGGAAAGACGACGCCCCCTCCCGAGGAATCGCCCCTGGTCGCCCTGGCCGCGAAGGCCACCGCGCTGCAACCGGAGCTCGTCGCCATCCGCAGGGACATCCACCGTCACCCCGAGCTGTCTGGCGCCGAGAGCCGCACCGCTGGCGTGGTTGCCGAGCGCCTGCGGGCACTGGGCCTCGAGGTGCGCCCCGGCGTCGGAGGGCATGGAGTCGTCGCCATCCTCCGGGGAGGCCGCCCGGGCCCCGTGGTCGCCTACCGCGCGGACATGGACGCCGTCCGAGGCGATGAGCCGCCCGGGCGCGAGTACGGCTCCACCGTTCCAGGCGTTCAGCACGTGTGCGGGCATGACGTGCACACCGCCATCGGCATCGGCGTGGCCGGCGTCCTGGCCTCCGTGCGCGAGCGGATGCCCGGCACCGCGGTGTTCCTCTTCCAGCCCGCGGAGGAGAACATCCAGGGCGCGGAGGCGATGATCCGCGACGGAGCCATCAGCGACCCGCGTCCGGACGTCATCTATGCCCTGCACTCCTTCCCGTTCCCCGTGGGCACCGTCGCGCAGGGAGCCGTCTTCGCGGGGCTCGACCAGTTCACGCTCGAGCTTACCGGCGAGCACTCCACGCAGGAGGTGGGGCAGCGTGTCCTGACGAGCCTCTCGCGCCTCGGCACGGTCGCGCCCCTCAAGTCGGCCGAGCAGGTGGCCCCGCATCTGGCCGACCTCCAGCGCCCCGACAGCGCGTACGCCACGGCCGTCTACATGAACGTGAAGCTCGGGGCCGCGGGGAACGGGAATGTCCTCGTGCGCGGATCGGTGAAGGCCGGGGCCGATGCCATGTATCCGCGGCTGCGTCAGGCCGTGAAGGAGCTCGTGGAGCGCGAGCTGGGCGCCACGGGCTACCAGCTGTCGTTCCGGGACTCGGTGTTCCCGAGCATGGCGAGCGACCCTCGGGTGACCGCCGAGGCTGCCCCCGCGCTCGTGGAGGCGATCGGCGAGGAGAACGTGCTCTCCATCCACCGGACTCACATCTACTCGGGCGAGGACTTCGCGCTCTTCCTTCAGCGCGTCCCCGGGACCATGTTCCTCCTCGGGGTGGCGAACCTCGAGCGCGGCATCCTCGGCGCTCCCCACTTCCCGGACTTCGATGTGGACGAGGAGTCGATCCTCGTCGGCACCAAGGCCATGAGCGCCGTGGTGTGGCAGCGGCTGTCACAGGGCTGACGCACCCGTCTAGGATGCGCGCGACATGGACGCTGCGCTCCAGGCCCTGACCTCCCGCCTCCAGCAGGCCGGCATCGACCCCGAGACGCCCCTGAAGTACGGGGCAGCTCCCCTGACCGACCATGCGAACCGGCTGGGGCAGCCCGTGGAGCCCTGGCTCGCCCCGCTCGCCGAGTTCGTGGAGGTGCTGCACGCTCGGGGGCTGCACCTGTGGTCGCCGCTGTACTTCTCCGTCTCCTATCTGGCGGACGTCGCGGGCGAGCGGCCGGAGCGGCTGGAGCCCCTCCTCCGCGCGCTGTCACGGCTGCTCCTCACCCTGGAGGAGCGGGGGGTCGATCGCACCCGGGCCGAGCAGTACGGCGTCCGGGCCTCCGCCCAGGCACTGAAGAAGTCCGCGGACGCCTTGCTCGCCGTGCTGGCCTTCGCCACTCGCTTCGCGGAGAAGGGCATCGAGCCCGGGTGGATGCTCGACCGTGTCGTCCCCGCGCTGTGGGGCGTGGCCGAGGAGGAGGCCCCGGTGTTCCAGGGCCTCCTCGGCACGCTCGAGCAGGCCGCGATGCGGCTGGCGGAGCTCGAGGTGTCGCCCGGATACCCGTTCTCCGCGGGGGCCGCGGCCCTGTGCGCGTACGGTCCGGCGGCCCGGGACCATTGGGAGGCCTGGCTCGAGCGCGCGGTGCGGATGGCTCGCTCGCTGCGAGGCACGGAGCTCCACCCCTACGCCCTCTTCGAGTACGGCCTCACCGGCGTCGCTCAGCCGACCGTGCTCGAGCCGGCGCAGGTCACCGCCGCGCTGGACATCGCCGTGGCGCTCTGTGACCGGCGCATGGCCGCCGCTCCCACCCTGCAGTCGGGCTTCACCTCCTTTGGCGTGCCCCCGCGCATCGCCCTCGAGGTGGCCGATGAGCTGGCGCGCTCCGGCATCGATCCCCTCTTCGTCCTCACCGCCGGCATCCCGGCCCTGCTGCGCGTGGAGCGGGAAGGGGAGCGCGCCGTGGAGCGTGTCCCGCGCCTGGTGGAGCTCGCGAAGGCGATCCAGGCCAGAGGCCACTCGCTGCGGCTCACCTTCGAGGATGGACTCCCCGCCGCGGCGACGCTGGAGGAGCTCTACCCAGGCCTGTTCGGACGCGCGCTCGCCCTGGCCGAGGAGATGGTGGCTCGGGGGATGAACCCCGGTGTCTTTCTCGCGTTCGGGCTTCCCCGTGCCCTGAGCCGGGCCCACGGGCAGCCCTGGGCGGCAGACGAGTGCCTGGAGCTGAGCCGGGAACTCATTGCCCTGGGGGTGGATCCCGAGGCCGCGCTGGCCTACGCCGTCCCCTCGCTGCTCAACCTGTGCGGCACCGACGCCGGCCGGTTCCCACCGCTGCGCCGGGCGCTGAGGGACCTCATCGCCACCCTGCGGAGCCAGGGGCTCGATCCGAAGGAGATCCTCTTCTACGACGTGCAGTCGCTGGCGAGCGCCGGGGGCCAGCCCCTGGCCCTGGGAGATCTCCTCGCGCGACTCCAGGCGCTGCTCGAGCAGATGGAGGCCCGGGGCGTGGATCCGCGGCCCTTCCTGATGAAGGGACTGCCCGTGGCGGCGCGCGAGGCCGTCGGGAAGCCCTGGGTCCTCGTCGCCAGCCTCGAGGCGGCCGGCCGGCGGGTCGCGGCGGGCCGGGGGGACGAGGTGGCCACGCTGTTCGCGCAGGGCTCCGCGCCACTCGCCCAGGTCTCCGGGGAGGACGCCAGCACCTTCGAGCAGCTGCTCCTGTCGCTCGAGGGACGCTTCCCGGTCCTGCCCGGCGAGCTCGTGGGCCCGGCTGTCAGTGCCGCCTGTCTGCTCGCGGGCTCGCAGCCGGCGCTGCTCGAGCGCGCGCTCGATGTCATCCGTCGCCGGTTGGAGCGCCCGACGCTGGATGCGGCGGAGCGCGCCGTCGTCAGTGAGCTCCCCGGGCTCGTTGCCCTGGCGGAGGAGCCGGAGGCGCTCGCGCCGCTGATGGATGCCGCCATTGACGCGGTTCGCCGGTTACCGACGGAGGATTCTCTCCATGAGCGGTTCCTGCGGCATGGGCTCGGCGCCATCTCGGTGGTGGCCGGGAGGGACTCTCGGAGTGCCGTGGCGCTCCTCTCCCAGCTCGCGGACGGCCTGCTCCGCTGGCCGCTGCTCGCGCCGAGCATCCTGAAATACGGGGCCTATCCAGTGGCTCGGCGCTCCCGCCAGGGCTCGGACGATCTGCTGAGAGGCATCAAGGCCCTGGCGGACTGGGCCCGCGCGCTGGATCCCCAGGACGGCGATTTCGAGTACGCCCTCGAGCGCGCGGTGGGGCTCTGCGGAGCCGTGTCCCGGGAGGCGCTCCCGGCGTTCATCGAGGCCCTCGCCGTGCTGCGCGAGGCCATCCCCGAGCCAGGGCCGGCACGGCGGGTGTTCTTCCAGGAGCTGGAGACAGCGCACGGACTGGTCGGCCAGTGGCCGGAGGCGTGGAGCCGACTCGTGGCGCCCATCCTGCGCACGCACCGCCACCGCTCCGGCGCCGTGCTGTCCGCGCTCTCCTGGCTCGGGGAGCGGCACATCCAGGCGCCCACGGATCTGGACGTGCTCCGGGAGATCGTCACCCAGACGGGCGTTCGCGCCGCGGACATCCTGCTCCACCTCATCCGCCCCGCGATGAACGAGGGCATCCTCAAGGACCTCAGCGCCGACCGGGAGCTGCTGCAGCGCTACCTGCGGGAGATCTCCTTCCCGGACGCCCGGCTGTACGCCCGCTACCGGGAGATCCAGCAGGATCCCGCCGCCACCGAGGCGGAGAAGCGCGCTCGCGGCGGAGCGCTGCGCGAGGAGATCGACGCGCTCCAGCAGGCGCTGCGGCAGGGCACGCTCTCCCCCGAGCAGGAGGCCAGCCCCCTGCTGGGCGTGGCGCTCTCCCACCTCTTCCCGCCGGCGCTCGGGGCCACTCGCAGAGACTACGTACGCCTGTACCAGCGCATGCCGGACCGCCCCGAGGATGTCTCGCGCCTGGGCCTGGAGCCGGAGCTGCGCGTGCGTCGGTATGCGCTGGCTCGCGGGAGCTGGCAGCTGCGGGAGGACGCCGCCCTGGACCGGGGGCCCTGGGAGCTCGTGCTGGACACGCTGCGCGAGCCACTCCCGACGGAGGAGGAAGCCGCCGCGGCGCTCGGCTGGGAGCTCCTGCTGACGTGGACGGAGGGCCGGCTGGGACGCGAGGCCACCCAGCGCGCGCTCCTGCCGCGCCTGTTCTCGAGGATGAAGCGAGGAGGAGTCCTGCTCCCCACGGAGGCGCGCACGGCGGCGCAGCTGCTCGCCGTGCAGGAACTGCTCGCGGATCAGCTCCGGGACCTGGTGGAGGAGCTCCTCCTGGCCGCGCGGGCGGAGGACCTCGGGCGCTTCACCCGGCTGGTGGAGGACAAGCTGGCACCGCCCCCTCGGGTGGGACCGGGGCTGCTCAAGGCCGTGCAAGGGACGGTGGAGGCGTTCCGCGCGGGCACGCTGGGGCGGGAGGAGGCGGGCTCACGTCTGGTCCGGCAGCTGAGTGCCTTCGAGGTGGAGGCGTCCTCCCTGCTCGCGGCGCTGATGGGGGCTCGTACTCTCGAGGACACCAAGCAGGTGCTGGCGTCCCTTCCTCCTCGGAAGGTGGAGCTGGAGCCGGGAAAGGAGGTCCACCGGATCCACGCGGACTTCGTGGGGCAGCTCGT carries:
- a CDS encoding TetR/AcrR family transcriptional regulator, which translates into the protein MPRPALSEEVVQEQRERALRAASALFSRHGVESVSVRAIAQALKVSPMGLYRYFPGGKAELLATIRGRGFEQLAVELEQARAETEDPLDRILRLLRAMLRFATRQPELYRMMFDVTQPEERDEYLATRRARAWQPAFTSFEAAIRAGVLRGDPRTVPHLFFAGVHGVIAFEHSTQPYANRRLDRLIGPMLETLFRGSGGSLATLRRVRQTFRTPKHPPDT
- a CDS encoding M20 metallopeptidase family protein: MKRLVLAVILLASCGKTTPPPEESPLVALAAKATALQPELVAIRRDIHRHPELSGAESRTAGVVAERLRALGLEVRPGVGGHGVVAILRGGRPGPVVAYRADMDAVRGDEPPGREYGSTVPGVQHVCGHDVHTAIGIGVAGVLASVRERMPGTAVFLFQPAEENIQGAEAMIRDGAISDPRPDVIYALHSFPFPVGTVAQGAVFAGLDQFTLELTGEHSTQEVGQRVLTSLSRLGTVAPLKSAEQVAPHLADLQRPDSAYATAVYMNVKLGAAGNGNVLVRGSVKAGADAMYPRLRQAVKELVERELGATGYQLSFRDSVFPSMASDPRVTAEAAPALVEAIGEENVLSIHRTHIYSGEDFALFLQRVPGTMFLLGVANLERGILGAPHFPDFDVDEESILVGTKAMSAVVWQRLSQG